One genomic segment of Capricornis sumatraensis isolate serow.1 chromosome X, serow.2, whole genome shotgun sequence includes these proteins:
- the LOC138071193 gene encoding cAMP-regulated phosphoprotein 19, protein MSAELPEAASAEEQKEMEDKVTSPEKAEEAKLKARYPHLGQKPGGSDFLRKRLQKGQKYFDSGDYNMAKAKMKNKQLPTATPDKTEVTGDHIPTPQDLPQRKPSLVASKLAG, encoded by the coding sequence ATGTCTGCGGAACTCCCCGAGGCAGCCTCCGCGGAGgagcagaaggaaatggaagataAAGTGACTAGTCCAGAGAAAGCTgaagaagcaaaattaaaagcAAGGTATCCTCATCTGGGACAAAAGCCTGGAGGTTCCGATTTTTTAAGGAAACGATTGCAGAAAGGGCAAAAATATTTTGATTCTGGGGATTACAACATGGCTAAAGCAAAAATGAAGAACAAGCAACTTCCTACTGCAACCCCGGATAAGACAGAGGTCACTGGTGACCACATTCCCACTCCACAGGACCTTCCTCAACGGAAACCATCTCTTGTTGCTAGCAAACTGGCTGGCTGA